In one Geoglobus acetivorans genomic region, the following are encoded:
- a CDS encoding IGHMBP2 family helicase has translation MEEYYDYLEHLKNLIESEREEERRKAIEEIKSLSAAQREKSGKTITGLKGKVVSKNPKKTVIRFGRRVEIKTDIGPGDVVLVSNGDPLKKASEGVVIERGGRYVDVEFLKIPDIRLDSVRVDLFYDDTTFNRMEENLDRLFYGGMKAIKLIFGDDDVSEAETVDFRPFDNKLNPSQKAAISKALGSEDFFIIHGPFGTGKTRTLAEYILQEVERGNRVLATAESNTAVDNLVERLAGNAKIVRVGHPSRIGEKLRKVSLEEKKKEHEWYRELEDIWKEIEELMKRREMEIQPTPRFRRGMSDREIMELAQKRVRAYRGVSGAAIRSMARWLEINERLKELFSEAEKIEKRIEKDIFEKMQVVLTTNSTAFTVDAGFDVAVIDEATQSIIPSTLIPINKARKFILAGDHKQLPPTILNLEAKELERTLFEILIERYPFKSEMLDTQYRARREIADFPSMTFYGGRVKTHENAEKISISDLNPSARSAAERFLASYPLIFIDTEKSGGERTKKGSKSYHNPVEAKIVERVVRKLERMGIDRDCIGVISPYDDQVRLIRDLVDCEVKSVDGYQGREKEVIIISFVRSNEKGDLGFLRDYRRLNVALTRAKRLLIAVGSAETLSKDVVYRRFIGYVKERGAVIGASTFLSLD, from the coding sequence ATGGAGGAGTATTACGACTATCTCGAACACCTGAAAAACCTGATTGAATCCGAAAGAGAAGAGGAAAGAAGAAAGGCAATCGAGGAAATAAAATCCCTCTCCGCAGCACAGAGGGAAAAGTCAGGCAAGACGATTACAGGACTGAAGGGCAAGGTTGTCTCCAAAAATCCTAAAAAGACAGTCATACGATTCGGAAGACGGGTTGAAATCAAAACTGACATAGGTCCGGGAGATGTTGTTCTTGTAAGCAACGGAGACCCGCTTAAAAAGGCCTCCGAAGGAGTGGTTATTGAGAGGGGTGGCAGATATGTTGATGTGGAATTCCTGAAAATACCGGACATCAGGCTCGACAGTGTCAGGGTTGACCTGTTTTATGATGACACAACCTTCAACAGGATGGAGGAGAACCTCGACAGACTGTTTTACGGCGGAATGAAGGCCATAAAGCTGATTTTTGGAGATGATGACGTCAGCGAGGCAGAAACGGTTGATTTCCGACCATTTGATAATAAACTGAATCCCTCTCAGAAAGCAGCAATTTCAAAGGCTCTGGGCAGTGAGGACTTCTTCATCATCCACGGTCCTTTCGGAACAGGGAAAACACGAACGCTTGCAGAGTACATCCTGCAGGAAGTTGAGAGGGGAAACAGGGTCCTCGCCACCGCTGAAAGCAACACGGCGGTGGACAATCTGGTTGAGAGGCTGGCCGGTAACGCGAAAATCGTGAGGGTGGGACATCCGTCAAGGATTGGTGAAAAGCTGAGAAAGGTCTCCTTAGAGGAGAAAAAGAAAGAACATGAATGGTACAGAGAACTGGAGGATATCTGGAAAGAGATTGAAGAACTGATGAAAAGAAGAGAAATGGAAATACAGCCAACACCGAGATTCAGAAGGGGAATGAGCGACAGAGAAATCATGGAACTCGCCCAGAAGCGAGTGAGGGCATACAGGGGTGTTTCAGGAGCTGCAATAAGGTCCATGGCAAGGTGGCTTGAGATTAACGAAAGGCTGAAAGAGCTTTTCAGCGAAGCAGAGAAAATCGAAAAACGAATCGAAAAAGACATTTTTGAAAAAATGCAGGTTGTGCTTACCACAAATTCGACCGCATTTACAGTTGATGCCGGATTCGACGTTGCTGTAATTGACGAGGCGACGCAGTCGATAATACCCAGCACCCTAATCCCAATCAATAAAGCCAGAAAGTTCATTCTTGCAGGAGATCACAAACAGCTTCCGCCTACAATCCTCAATTTAGAGGCAAAAGAACTTGAGAGGACGCTTTTTGAGATTTTGATTGAAAGGTATCCCTTCAAATCAGAAATGCTTGATACACAGTACAGGGCCAGAAGAGAGATTGCCGACTTCCCATCAATGACGTTCTACGGTGGAAGGGTAAAAACCCACGAAAATGCAGAAAAAATATCGATTTCAGACCTCAACCCATCAGCCAGGAGTGCAGCCGAAAGATTTCTCGCCAGCTATCCGCTCATCTTTATCGATACGGAAAAGTCAGGAGGGGAGAGAACCAAGAAAGGGAGCAAATCATACCATAACCCTGTTGAAGCGAAGATTGTGGAAAGGGTTGTCAGAAAACTTGAAAGAATGGGAATAGACAGAGATTGCATAGGTGTTATCTCGCCATACGACGATCAGGTCAGGCTGATAAGAGATCTGGTGGACTGTGAGGTCAAGAGCGTTGACGGCTATCAGGGGAGAGAAAAGGAGGTCATCATAATTTCCTTCGTTAGAAGCAATGAAAAGGGTGACCTCGGATTTCTGCGAGATTACAGAAGGCTGAACGTTGCACTTACAAGAGCGAAAAGGCTTCTTATAGCTGTGGGTAGTGCTGAGACCCTGAGCAAAGATGTTGTTTACAGGAGGTTTATCGGATACGTAAAGGAGAGGGGTGCAGTAATCGGTGCCTCCACTTTTTTAAGCCTTGATTAA
- a CDS encoding DMT family transporter, with amino-acid sequence MKRLYADLGLLAVALIWGATFPVVKVALEFMSPFAFNAVRFIFTGLLFLPFLRMNEIRAGIAIGSATFLGYAFQTAGLQYTTATNAGFITSVYIVITPILAFLLYRERVSPIEVVAVILAFAGIYLLSGYSGFNYGDLLILLCAIAFALEIAMISHYAKNLNPLSLAGWQVVAVGMFSALPAVFTTDRFALNSYVLFALLLTGLLATFIAKILQNYMQAHTKSVDAGIILSMEGVFSYMFAAVFLSERLDMLQYAGVALLFVAVLLVSLRDEVTD; translated from the coding sequence ATGAAACGACTTTACGCTGACCTCGGTCTGCTGGCCGTGGCGTTGATATGGGGTGCGACTTTTCCCGTTGTCAAGGTAGCACTTGAATTCATGTCTCCGTTTGCCTTCAATGCGGTAAGATTCATTTTCACGGGGCTGCTGTTCCTTCCGTTTTTGAGGATGAATGAAATCCGGGCTGGAATTGCCATCGGCTCTGCAACCTTTCTCGGCTATGCGTTTCAGACCGCTGGACTTCAGTACACAACAGCAACGAATGCGGGGTTCATAACCTCTGTGTACATCGTGATAACGCCCATCCTAGCTTTTCTGCTCTATAGAGAGCGAGTCTCACCGATTGAGGTTGTGGCTGTTATCCTTGCTTTTGCGGGCATTTATCTTCTTTCCGGATATTCTGGTTTTAACTACGGTGATCTGCTCATTCTCCTCTGTGCAATAGCTTTCGCCCTTGAAATCGCAATGATATCTCACTATGCGAAAAATCTGAACCCTCTGAGTCTTGCGGGCTGGCAGGTTGTGGCTGTGGGGATGTTTTCAGCCCTGCCGGCGGTTTTCACAACCGACAGATTTGCGCTGAACAGCTACGTTCTTTTTGCCCTGCTGCTTACGGGTTTGCTGGCGACGTTCATTGCAAAGATTCTTCAGAATTACATGCAGGCACATACAAAGTCGGTTGATGCCGGAATAATTCTGTCAATGGAGGGTGTGTTTTCCTACATGTTTGCGGCCGTATTTCTCAGTGAGCGTCTCGACATGCTCCAGTATGCAGGAGTTGCCCTCCTGTTCGTAGCAGTCCTGCTCGTATCGCTGAGGGATGAGGTTACAGATTAA
- a CDS encoding ATP-dependent helicase: MLVIVQGKAYDDEEIKSRLNPILREWFEEKYGEFTPPQKYSIMEAFNGNNVLISSPTGSGKTLAAFMTALSRLLDRAVEGTLEDRVYVVYVSPLKALNNDIRKNLEEPLNEIYELAGRKKIGIQKIRVAVRTGDTDSSEKQRQLRKPPHILITTPESLAIALCSPKFSKVLKRVEFLIIDELHALAENKRGTHLSLSVERLQEIQEGKMVRIGLSATIHPLEGVARFLAGYENGRERDCVIADVTFEKKIDISVLSPVENLFNATAEEISEKLYQTLAEMIRGAKTTLIFTNTRSATERVVFHLKKIMGDEFPVAAHHSSLSRDVRLEVEEKLKSGELKVVVSSTSLELGIDIGYVDLVVLIGSPKSINRALQRIGRAGHRLHETSVGRIVVLDHDDLVECSVLAKEALERRLDRIHIPEKPLDVLCQHVVGMAIERKWGVDDALRVVKRAYPYRNLTKEEFVAVLKYLAGKYSELEEKNVYGKIWFDEETMEFGKRGRMVRPIYYLNTGTIPDEVAVSVVTKEGHHVGKVEEEFAERLVKGDIFVLAGRTFRFLRSRGMRIIVEEVKDEKPTVPSWFSEQLPLSYDLALRIQEFRRVMDENLESAHKILKSFPVDGNAAESIIRYFDEQKRFSIIPHSKRLVVEKLEEDRNYYFFHTLVGRRANSAIARTFAYRVGRAKKCNVQFTLNDNGFVLILPRSKRLKDSEIIDLFELKGFEEDLNEALMKTEILRRRFRHVAVRSLMILRNYLGREKSVWRQQVNADTLLRLLLKHFGKEFPVIKETFREIMEDAMDIINARDYLSRIGKEIDVVVTRIPYPSPFGLNLYVMGEEDVVLMEDRRKVLKELHEKILAYLSANS; encoded by the coding sequence ATGCTGGTGATAGTTCAGGGAAAGGCATACGACGATGAGGAGATAAAATCCAGGCTCAATCCCATTCTGAGGGAATGGTTCGAAGAAAAATACGGCGAATTCACCCCACCTCAGAAGTACTCAATAATGGAGGCTTTTAACGGCAATAACGTGCTCATCTCATCTCCCACGGGCAGTGGGAAGACTCTTGCGGCCTTCATGACAGCTCTGAGCAGACTTCTCGACAGGGCAGTGGAAGGGACGCTCGAAGACAGAGTGTACGTCGTGTATGTGTCTCCCCTGAAAGCCCTTAACAACGACATAAGAAAAAATCTCGAAGAACCGCTGAACGAAATCTACGAGCTGGCTGGGAGAAAAAAGATCGGGATTCAGAAGATAAGGGTGGCTGTGAGAACCGGAGACACGGACTCAAGCGAGAAACAGAGGCAGCTCAGGAAACCTCCACACATCCTGATTACAACCCCTGAGAGTCTCGCAATTGCCCTTTGCTCACCCAAATTCTCAAAAGTCCTGAAAAGGGTGGAGTTTCTCATAATAGATGAACTTCACGCTCTCGCAGAGAACAAACGTGGCACCCATCTTTCACTCTCGGTGGAGAGGCTCCAGGAAATTCAGGAAGGAAAGATGGTAAGGATCGGTCTCTCAGCAACCATTCATCCACTTGAAGGGGTTGCAAGGTTCCTTGCCGGATACGAAAACGGCAGGGAAAGAGACTGTGTGATTGCAGATGTGACATTCGAAAAGAAAATAGACATCTCCGTGCTTTCACCCGTAGAAAATCTCTTCAACGCCACTGCTGAAGAGATAAGCGAGAAGCTTTACCAGACGCTGGCAGAAATGATAAGAGGGGCAAAGACCACGCTGATATTCACAAACACGAGAAGTGCAACGGAGAGAGTAGTGTTTCATCTCAAAAAAATAATGGGAGACGAGTTTCCGGTTGCCGCCCACCATTCATCCCTCTCAAGGGACGTGAGGCTCGAAGTTGAGGAAAAGCTGAAGAGTGGAGAACTCAAGGTCGTGGTGAGCTCAACAAGCCTGGAACTGGGCATAGACATTGGCTACGTTGACCTGGTCGTTCTCATAGGTTCTCCAAAAAGCATAAACAGAGCACTGCAGAGAATTGGCAGAGCGGGGCATAGGCTTCACGAGACGAGCGTGGGCAGAATTGTTGTTCTTGATCATGATGACCTCGTCGAGTGTTCGGTTCTCGCTAAAGAAGCCCTTGAGAGACGACTTGACAGGATCCACATTCCGGAAAAGCCTCTCGATGTGCTGTGTCAGCACGTTGTGGGAATGGCAATCGAAAGAAAATGGGGTGTCGATGATGCTCTCAGGGTCGTGAAAAGAGCCTACCCGTACAGAAACCTCACAAAAGAAGAATTCGTTGCTGTGCTGAAATATCTGGCAGGGAAATACTCAGAGCTTGAGGAGAAGAACGTTTACGGGAAGATATGGTTTGACGAAGAGACAATGGAATTCGGTAAGAGAGGCAGAATGGTGAGACCCATCTACTACCTCAATACCGGTACAATTCCGGATGAGGTTGCAGTGTCGGTCGTGACAAAGGAAGGACACCATGTGGGAAAGGTCGAAGAGGAGTTCGCAGAGAGGCTCGTTAAGGGGGATATCTTCGTTCTTGCTGGAAGGACGTTCAGATTTTTGAGATCGAGGGGTATGCGCATAATAGTCGAAGAAGTTAAGGACGAGAAACCCACCGTCCCGAGCTGGTTTTCCGAGCAGTTACCTCTGAGCTACGATCTCGCACTGAGAATACAGGAGTTCAGAAGGGTGATGGACGAAAACCTTGAGAGTGCCCATAAGATACTGAAAAGCTTTCCAGTAGACGGAAATGCTGCTGAGTCCATCATCAGGTACTTCGACGAGCAGAAAAGGTTCAGCATCATACCACACAGCAAGAGGCTTGTGGTGGAGAAGCTTGAGGAGGACAGGAACTACTATTTCTTCCATACTCTCGTGGGCAGAAGAGCCAACAGTGCCATCGCAAGGACATTCGCTTACAGAGTTGGAAGGGCAAAGAAGTGCAATGTCCAGTTCACCCTGAACGATAATGGCTTTGTCCTCATCCTCCCCCGGAGTAAAAGATTGAAGGACAGTGAAATAATCGACCTCTTCGAGCTGAAAGGCTTCGAAGAGGACCTTAATGAAGCGCTCATGAAGACCGAAATTCTCAGGAGAAGGTTCAGACATGTTGCTGTGAGAAGCCTTATGATTTTGAGAAACTACCTCGGGAGAGAGAAAAGCGTGTGGAGGCAGCAGGTAAACGCAGACACTCTGCTCAGATTACTTCTGAAGCACTTTGGGAAGGAGTTCCCGGTAATAAAGGAGACATTCCGGGAGATCATGGAAGATGCGATGGACATCATAAATGCCAGAGATTACCTCTCAAGAATCGGGAAGGAAATTGATGTGGTTGTTACACGCATCCCATATCCAAGTCCGTTTGGCCTGAATCTCTATGTAATGGGAGAGGAAGATGTCGTTCTCATGGAGGACAGAAGAAAGGTGTTGAAGGAACTGCACGAAAAAATCCTTGCATACCTCTCAGCGAACTCATGA
- the hypD gene encoding hydrogenase formation protein HypD, with product MAEDTGRIVRKIEELSKGQEINLMHLCGTHEDTISKYNLRSILPQNVKLLSGPGCPVCIIPDTDLQKVFHLLENRDVILTTFGDMARVPFEDRSLFYYRSKGKDVRIVYSVFDAVEIAKREEKDVVFFGIGFETTMPSIAVAIKDSPENFYVYSAHRFFIPAIEALVSGDMRIDGFINPGHVSTIVGVKAYERYRKYGIPMAIAGFEPQDVLLAVYMLVRAIRENEGGIFNEYTRAVKYEGNVKAQEVMNEVFHPGDGEWRGLGAIPETGAGIRKDFEEKDAEKVFEDVFENFVPKVDKRKKHCRCGEVLKGLITPKDCRLFMTACTPRNPIGPCMVSFEGTCNIWAKYRIS from the coding sequence ATGGCAGAAGATACTGGAAGAATAGTCCGGAAGATAGAGGAGCTTAGCAAAGGACAGGAGATTAACCTTATGCATCTGTGCGGAACCCACGAAGATACAATTTCGAAATACAATCTCAGAAGTATTCTCCCGCAAAACGTAAAGCTTCTGAGCGGGCCCGGATGTCCCGTGTGCATCATCCCCGACACGGACCTGCAGAAGGTATTCCACCTTCTCGAAAACCGGGATGTGATTCTCACGACATTTGGAGACATGGCCAGGGTTCCGTTCGAAGACAGGAGTCTCTTTTATTACAGGAGTAAGGGCAAGGACGTCAGAATAGTTTACAGCGTTTTCGATGCCGTTGAGATCGCAAAACGGGAGGAAAAGGACGTGGTCTTTTTCGGTATCGGGTTCGAGACGACCATGCCGTCAATAGCTGTGGCGATTAAAGATTCTCCTGAAAACTTTTACGTGTACTCTGCTCACAGGTTTTTCATCCCTGCGATAGAGGCTCTGGTATCCGGAGATATGAGGATTGACGGTTTCATCAATCCGGGGCACGTTTCCACGATTGTGGGTGTAAAAGCCTATGAGAGATACAGAAAATACGGTATCCCCATGGCAATAGCGGGTTTTGAGCCACAGGATGTGCTTCTTGCAGTATACATGCTCGTTAGGGCAATTCGCGAGAATGAGGGTGGAATATTCAACGAATACACGAGGGCTGTTAAGTACGAGGGCAATGTGAAGGCCCAGGAAGTCATGAACGAGGTGTTTCATCCCGGGGATGGCGAGTGGAGAGGTCTCGGGGCAATTCCTGAAACCGGTGCAGGAATAAGGAAAGACTTTGAGGAAAAGGATGCTGAAAAGGTTTTCGAGGATGTGTTTGAGAACTTCGTCCCGAAGGTGGATAAGCGGAAAAAGCACTGCAGGTGCGGAGAGGTTTTAAAAGGGCTGATAACTCCGAAGGATTGCAGGCTTTTCATGACTGCATGCACACCCCGAAACCCCATTGGCCCATGCATGGTGAGCTTCGAGGGTACGTGCAATATATGGGCCAAATACAGAATCTCATGA
- a CDS encoding HypC/HybG/HupF family hydrogenase formation chaperone, whose translation MCLAIPAEVVEVEWPYATVDMKGARRKVRVDLLDDVRVGDYVLIHVGLAIQKVSKEEVEEIDRLWQKILEE comes from the coding sequence ATGTGTCTGGCAATTCCGGCTGAAGTTGTGGAGGTTGAGTGGCCTTACGCCACGGTGGACATGAAGGGGGCCAGGAGGAAGGTGAGGGTTGATTTGCTTGATGATGTGAGGGTTGGAGATTACGTTTTGATTCATGTTGGGCTCGCGATACAGAAGGTTTCGAAAGAAGAAGTTGAGGAGATTGATAGATTATGGCAGAAGATACTGGAAGAATAG
- the hypB gene encoding hydrogenase nickel incorporation protein HypB encodes MHKIEIDAEIDLLSENRRLAAENRKFLREQGIVAVNIMGAIGSGKTLFIEKTVEALRDIRIGVILGDVICRADYERVAAHDVVAEPVNTGKECHLDAHLIHHRIRKFEDVDLLLIENVGNLICPVDFDLGEDFRVVMVSVTEGDDVVEKHPEIFRLADVIIINKVALAEFVEADVDKMEKDARNLNPEARIIRMDLKKDIGFEEWIEFLRGVLNVSGNSG; translated from the coding sequence ATGCATAAAATAGAGATCGATGCTGAAATTGATCTGCTGAGCGAAAACAGGAGGCTTGCAGCGGAGAACAGGAAGTTTTTGAGAGAACAGGGTATTGTTGCGGTGAACATAATGGGTGCGATAGGGTCTGGGAAAACGCTGTTCATCGAGAAAACGGTTGAAGCTCTCAGGGACATCAGAATCGGCGTAATTCTCGGGGATGTGATATGCAGGGCGGATTATGAGAGAGTGGCTGCACACGATGTTGTGGCCGAACCCGTGAATACCGGAAAAGAATGTCACCTTGATGCTCACCTGATCCATCACAGAATTCGCAAATTTGAGGATGTAGATCTCCTTCTAATTGAAAATGTTGGCAACCTGATCTGCCCGGTGGATTTTGATCTCGGAGAGGACTTCAGGGTTGTTATGGTAAGCGTTACCGAGGGGGACGATGTGGTCGAAAAACACCCGGAAATTTTCAGGCTTGCCGATGTCATAATAATCAACAAGGTTGCGCTTGCGGAGTTTGTTGAGGCGGATGTGGATAAAATGGAAAAGGATGCAAGGAATCTCAATCCTGAGGCGAGGATAATCAGGATGGATTTGAAAAAGGATATCGGGTTTGAGGAGTGGATTGAATTTCTGAGAGGTGTCCTGAATGTGTCTGGCAATTCCGGCTGA
- the hypA gene encoding hydrogenase maturation nickel metallochaperone HypA, which produces MHEMSYAEAILENLLNLAEKNNAREIKKAHLVIGELLLINPEQLEFCFRAISRETIAENCTLEIEFVKPEIRCVKCGKEFDAPAGVCECGGFVSVNGGKEMILKSVIMEVD; this is translated from the coding sequence ATGCATGAAATGAGTTATGCTGAAGCGATACTCGAAAATCTGCTCAATCTGGCTGAAAAGAACAATGCCAGGGAAATTAAAAAAGCTCATCTTGTAATTGGTGAGCTGCTTTTGATAAATCCCGAACAGCTTGAGTTCTGTTTCAGGGCAATAAGCAGGGAAACGATAGCTGAAAACTGCACTCTTGAAATCGAGTTTGTTAAGCCGGAAATCAGGTGTGTGAAATGCGGGAAAGAGTTTGATGCCCCTGCGGGAGTCTGTGAGTGCGGTGGTTTTGTGAGTGTTAACGGCGGGAAGGAAATGATTTTAAAAAGCGTAATTATGGAGGTGGATTGA
- the hypF gene encoding carbamoyltransferase HypF gives MFKILVTGRVQGVGFRPFVFRLARSMGLKGYVKNVGDGTVEIVVDRDPDVFAERLKKEKPPMAVIDRVIVEETDGSYDDFTILKSGGVSGLFSLPPPDFAVCEECSEEIFDESNRRYLYPFTTCTNCGQRFSISFSLPFDRENTTLVEFPLCEKCQREYENPEDRRYFAQSITCPECGPHYQLAPHGIRGVGAIRKAAELLDSGKIVAIKGIGGFHIACLTDDDAVERLRGVLRRPHQPFAVMVRDIETAEKYAYVNEKEKSELLSYTRPIVVLKKKAELYQVAPLLDTVGIMLPYTALHKILFGFLRADALVMTSANMPGEPMAIEMPDIECDAVLTHNMRIHNRVDDSVLKIVGGRRMIIRRSRGFVPTPIGIGVNAEAISLGAELYNSIAVLKDHKAIPSQYIGNTANFKTFNEFFKRAVEFWLEYLNIRPDFVVRDLHPLYNTSRYATELAERTGAEVLSVQHHLAHALSVMAERGLDRAMAITVDGAGYGMDGTVWGGEVLYVDLKERIFRRVARLERIKLLGGDLAVHHPLRTLFSIIYKHERDFELLEDYEKYLRDGESFELFEKMYVKNINTAPASSAGRYMDAIAAMTEVCLERTYEGEPAMKAEGLARRDSQIYSPVIEESYEPFEFSIDGSSRKDYVRVIRFTHIFSDSLRRLKRGEDRRAVAWRLIDYLARAFCEVVKGQDIPVVVSGGVAYNSHFMASLSESLKFYTNELVPAGDNGISLGQLYALKFLEV, from the coding sequence GTGTTTAAAATCCTCGTAACCGGAAGAGTTCAGGGAGTGGGATTCAGACCGTTCGTTTTTAGACTCGCAAGGAGCATGGGTCTCAAAGGTTATGTGAAGAACGTTGGAGATGGTACTGTAGAAATTGTGGTTGACAGAGACCCAGATGTTTTTGCTGAAAGGCTTAAAAAAGAGAAGCCCCCGATGGCCGTCATAGACCGGGTGATCGTTGAGGAGACAGACGGAAGTTACGATGACTTCACAATCCTGAAGAGTGGTGGTGTCTCCGGGCTTTTTTCACTCCCGCCTCCGGATTTTGCAGTATGTGAGGAATGTTCAGAGGAGATATTTGATGAGAGCAACAGGCGGTACCTCTACCCTTTCACCACGTGCACGAACTGCGGGCAGAGGTTCAGCATCTCATTCTCACTTCCCTTCGACAGAGAGAACACAACACTCGTGGAGTTTCCCCTGTGTGAAAAATGTCAGAGAGAATACGAAAATCCGGAGGACAGGAGATATTTCGCCCAGTCGATAACCTGTCCCGAATGCGGGCCCCACTACCAGCTTGCTCCCCACGGAATCAGAGGTGTCGGGGCAATCAGAAAGGCTGCTGAGCTGCTCGATTCCGGGAAAATCGTGGCAATAAAGGGAATAGGGGGATTCCACATCGCATGCCTTACCGACGATGATGCTGTTGAGAGGCTGAGAGGTGTTCTCAGAAGACCCCATCAACCCTTCGCAGTAATGGTGAGAGACATTGAAACGGCAGAAAAGTATGCATACGTGAACGAAAAAGAAAAGTCCGAGCTCCTCAGTTACACAAGGCCCATTGTCGTGCTGAAAAAGAAGGCTGAACTTTACCAGGTGGCACCACTACTCGATACTGTGGGCATAATGCTTCCATACACTGCACTCCACAAAATCCTGTTCGGCTTTCTGAGGGCTGATGCACTTGTCATGACCTCCGCCAACATGCCCGGAGAGCCGATGGCAATTGAGATGCCAGATATAGAGTGTGATGCCGTGCTGACCCACAACATGAGGATACACAACAGGGTGGATGACTCGGTTCTGAAAATTGTCGGCGGAAGGAGGATGATTATACGGCGTTCGAGGGGATTCGTCCCCACTCCAATCGGTATTGGGGTTAATGCCGAGGCAATATCCCTCGGAGCCGAGCTTTACAATTCCATAGCGGTCCTGAAGGATCACAAGGCCATCCCGTCCCAGTACATAGGCAACACCGCCAACTTCAAAACATTTAACGAATTTTTCAAAAGGGCAGTTGAATTCTGGCTGGAATATCTCAACATCAGGCCAGACTTTGTAGTCCGGGACCTGCATCCGCTGTACAACACCTCACGATACGCCACCGAACTTGCCGAGAGAACGGGGGCTGAAGTGCTGAGTGTTCAGCACCATCTTGCCCACGCCCTCTCAGTCATGGCTGAAAGAGGGCTTGATAGGGCCATGGCCATAACCGTGGATGGAGCCGGTTACGGCATGGATGGCACGGTATGGGGTGGAGAGGTTCTCTACGTTGACCTGAAAGAGAGAATTTTCAGGAGGGTGGCAAGGCTGGAGAGAATAAAGCTACTCGGAGGAGATCTCGCTGTTCACCACCCTCTCAGAACACTTTTTTCAATAATATACAAACATGAAAGAGACTTCGAGCTGTTAGAAGACTATGAGAAGTATCTCAGAGATGGGGAGAGCTTCGAGCTGTTCGAGAAAATGTACGTAAAGAACATCAACACCGCCCCGGCATCCTCGGCAGGGAGATACATGGACGCCATAGCAGCCATGACAGAGGTCTGCCTTGAAAGAACGTACGAGGGAGAACCTGCAATGAAGGCTGAAGGGCTTGCAAGAAGGGATAGCCAGATATACAGCCCGGTAATCGAGGAGAGCTATGAACCATTCGAGTTCAGCATTGATGGTTCAAGCAGGAAGGATTACGTCAGGGTTATCAGATTCACCCACATATTTTCGGATTCGCTCAGAAGGCTCAAGCGGGGAGAGGACAGAAGAGCGGTTGCATGGAGGCTCATAGACTACCTCGCAAGGGCGTTCTGTGAGGTTGTGAAAGGGCAGGATATTCCGGTAGTTGTGAGCGGAGGTGTTGCCTACAATTCCCATTTCATGGCATCCCTTTCAGAAAGTCTGAAGTTTTACACGAATGAGCTTGTTCCGGCGGGAGATAATGGAATATCCCTCGGACAGCTGTATGCCCTAAAATTCCTGGAGGTTTGA